The Mixophyes fleayi isolate aMixFle1 chromosome 1, aMixFle1.hap1, whole genome shotgun sequence genome includes a region encoding these proteins:
- the AGXT2 gene encoding alanine--glyoxylate aminotransferase 2, mitochondrial isoform X4, producing MRRSLIGGCHKHFKPHHLRAGFCQIMSNRECPPVTSYQKNMRKVTEAAKKQMSRLWHTTNIYLHSPIHEYAEKLTSRLPGKLKVLYMTNSGSEANDLAMFMARLYTGNFDLISLRSGYHGASPYTLGVTSHSAYKPGVANGFGCHSTMCPDVFRGIWGGSHCRDSPVQTTRTCSCSPGSCDAKDRYIEQFKETLDTSAAKKLAGFIAEPIMGVGGAIQYPKGFLKEAYQLIRARGGICIADEVQTGFGRTGSHFWGFQTHDVTPDIVTMAKGIGNGFPMAAVVTTEEISNSFAQALHFNTFGGNPMAATVGSAVLDAIDEGDLQNNCKLVGTYLLLEMAKLRDKFENIGDVRGKGLMIGIEMVTDKETRQPLPTQEMNLIWEDCKDNGVLLGKGGLYNNTFRIKPPMCITKEDVDFAVAVFQNAVNKYLETKSR from the exons gtttttgtcaaataatgagCAACCGAGAATGCCCCCCTGTGACTTCATACCAGAAAAATATGAG GAAAGTTACAGAAGCAGCTAAGAAACAGATGAGTCGTCTCTGGCATACGACTAATATCTACCTACATTCCCCCATCCATGAGTATGCTGAGAAACTGACCAGTCGCCTGCCTGGGAAACTTAAG GTGCTCTACATGACAAACAGTGGTTCAGAGGCAAATGACTTGGCGATGTTTATGGCAAGACTATACACTGGCAATTTTGATTTAATTAGTTTAAG AAGCGGATACCATGGAGCTAGCCCTTACACTCTGGGAGTGACATCCCACTCGGCTTATAAACCTGGAGTGGCCAATGGTTTTGGTTGCCATTCG ACTATGTGTCCTGATGTTTTTCGGGGTATATGGGGAGGAAGTCATTGCAGAGATTCCCCTGTGCAGACTACAAGGACATGCTCATGTTCTCCTG GTTCATGTGACGCTAAAGACAGATATATTGAACAGTTTAAGGAAACACTGGATACGTCTGCAGCAAAGAAGTTAGCCGGGTTTATTGCTGAACCCATCATg GGTGTGGGGGGAGCCATTCAATATCCCAAAGGATTTTTAAAGGAAGCATATCAGCTTATACGAGCGAGAGGAGGAATATGTATAGCAGACGAG GTTCAGACTGGTTTTGGAAGAACAGGAAGCCATTTTTGGGGATTCCAGACACATGATGTCACACCTGACATTGTGACAATGGCAAAGGGAATTGGAAATGGGTTTCCAATGGCAGCAGTTGTAACAACAGAAg AGATTTCCAACAGTTTTGCCCAGGCTCTGCATTTCAACACGTTCGGAGGCAATCCTATGGCGGCTACAGTAGGCTCTGCCGTTCTGGAT GCCATCGATGAGGGTGATCTACAAAACAATTGTAAGCTGGTTGGAACATACCTGTTGCTGGAGATGGCTAAGCTTCGGGATAAGTTTGAAAATATCGGAGATGTTCGTGGAAAAGGCTTAATGATTGGAATAGAGATGGTAACGGACAAG gAAACGCGTCAGCCTCTCCCGACACAGGAGATGAACCTCATCTGGGAAGACTGTAAAGACAATGGGGTGCTGCTTGGAAAAGGAGGACTGTATAATAAT ACATTCCGTATCAAACCTCCCATGTGTATCACAAAGGAAGATGTCGATTTCGCTGTAGCCGTGTTCCAGAACGCAGTAAACAAATACCTAGAAACAAAATCAAGATGA
- the AGXT2 gene encoding alanine--glyoxylate aminotransferase 2, mitochondrial isoform X3: protein MDIRNKNLSIALSTYYKKPILLHQGHMQWVFDHEGRRYLDLIGGIVTVSVGHCHPKVTEAAKKQMSRLWHTTNIYLHSPIHEYAEKLTSRLPGKLKVLYMTNSGSEANDLAMFMARLYTGNFDLISLRSGYHGASPYTLGVTSHSAYKPGVANGFGCHSTMCPDVFRGIWGGSHCRDSPVQTTRTCSCSPGSCDAKDRYIEQFKETLDTSAAKKLAGFIAEPIMGVGGAIQYPKGFLKEAYQLIRARGGICIADEVQTGFGRTGSHFWGFQTHDVTPDIVTMAKGIGNGFPMAAVVTTEEISNSFAQALHFNTFGGNPMAATVGSAVLDAIDEGDLQNNCKLVGTYLLLEMAKLRDKFENIGDVRGKGLMIGIEMVTDKETRQPLPTQEMNLIWEDCKDNGVLLGKGGLYNNTFRIKPPMCITKEDVDFAVAVFQNAVNKYLETKSR, encoded by the exons ATGGACATCCGCAATAAGAATTTGTCAATTGCATTGTCGACATATTACAAGAAGCCCATCCTTCTGCACCAAGGACACATGCAGTGGGTGTTCGATCACGAGGGGCGACGTTATCTCGACCTCATTGGAGGAATTGTGACCGTTAGTGTTGGACATTGTCACCC GAAAGTTACAGAAGCAGCTAAGAAACAGATGAGTCGTCTCTGGCATACGACTAATATCTACCTACATTCCCCCATCCATGAGTATGCTGAGAAACTGACCAGTCGCCTGCCTGGGAAACTTAAG GTGCTCTACATGACAAACAGTGGTTCAGAGGCAAATGACTTGGCGATGTTTATGGCAAGACTATACACTGGCAATTTTGATTTAATTAGTTTAAG AAGCGGATACCATGGAGCTAGCCCTTACACTCTGGGAGTGACATCCCACTCGGCTTATAAACCTGGAGTGGCCAATGGTTTTGGTTGCCATTCG ACTATGTGTCCTGATGTTTTTCGGGGTATATGGGGAGGAAGTCATTGCAGAGATTCCCCTGTGCAGACTACAAGGACATGCTCATGTTCTCCTG GTTCATGTGACGCTAAAGACAGATATATTGAACAGTTTAAGGAAACACTGGATACGTCTGCAGCAAAGAAGTTAGCCGGGTTTATTGCTGAACCCATCATg GGTGTGGGGGGAGCCATTCAATATCCCAAAGGATTTTTAAAGGAAGCATATCAGCTTATACGAGCGAGAGGAGGAATATGTATAGCAGACGAG GTTCAGACTGGTTTTGGAAGAACAGGAAGCCATTTTTGGGGATTCCAGACACATGATGTCACACCTGACATTGTGACAATGGCAAAGGGAATTGGAAATGGGTTTCCAATGGCAGCAGTTGTAACAACAGAAg AGATTTCCAACAGTTTTGCCCAGGCTCTGCATTTCAACACGTTCGGAGGCAATCCTATGGCGGCTACAGTAGGCTCTGCCGTTCTGGAT GCCATCGATGAGGGTGATCTACAAAACAATTGTAAGCTGGTTGGAACATACCTGTTGCTGGAGATGGCTAAGCTTCGGGATAAGTTTGAAAATATCGGAGATGTTCGTGGAAAAGGCTTAATGATTGGAATAGAGATGGTAACGGACAAG gAAACGCGTCAGCCTCTCCCGACACAGGAGATGAACCTCATCTGGGAAGACTGTAAAGACAATGGGGTGCTGCTTGGAAAAGGAGGACTGTATAATAAT ACATTCCGTATCAAACCTCCCATGTGTATCACAAAGGAAGATGTCGATTTCGCTGTAGCCGTGTTCCAGAACGCAGTAAACAAATACCTAGAAACAAAATCAAGATGA
- the AGXT2 gene encoding alanine--glyoxylate aminotransferase 2, mitochondrial isoform X5, whose translation MSNRECPPVTSYQKNMRKVTEAAKKQMSRLWHTTNIYLHSPIHEYAEKLTSRLPGKLKVLYMTNSGSEANDLAMFMARLYTGNFDLISLRSGYHGASPYTLGVTSHSAYKPGVANGFGCHSTMCPDVFRGIWGGSHCRDSPVQTTRTCSCSPGSCDAKDRYIEQFKETLDTSAAKKLAGFIAEPIMGVGGAIQYPKGFLKEAYQLIRARGGICIADEVQTGFGRTGSHFWGFQTHDVTPDIVTMAKGIGNGFPMAAVVTTEEISNSFAQALHFNTFGGNPMAATVGSAVLDAIDEGDLQNNCKLVGTYLLLEMAKLRDKFENIGDVRGKGLMIGIEMVTDKETRQPLPTQEMNLIWEDCKDNGVLLGKGGLYNNTFRIKPPMCITKEDVDFAVAVFQNAVNKYLETKSR comes from the exons atgagCAACCGAGAATGCCCCCCTGTGACTTCATACCAGAAAAATATGAG GAAAGTTACAGAAGCAGCTAAGAAACAGATGAGTCGTCTCTGGCATACGACTAATATCTACCTACATTCCCCCATCCATGAGTATGCTGAGAAACTGACCAGTCGCCTGCCTGGGAAACTTAAG GTGCTCTACATGACAAACAGTGGTTCAGAGGCAAATGACTTGGCGATGTTTATGGCAAGACTATACACTGGCAATTTTGATTTAATTAGTTTAAG AAGCGGATACCATGGAGCTAGCCCTTACACTCTGGGAGTGACATCCCACTCGGCTTATAAACCTGGAGTGGCCAATGGTTTTGGTTGCCATTCG ACTATGTGTCCTGATGTTTTTCGGGGTATATGGGGAGGAAGTCATTGCAGAGATTCCCCTGTGCAGACTACAAGGACATGCTCATGTTCTCCTG GTTCATGTGACGCTAAAGACAGATATATTGAACAGTTTAAGGAAACACTGGATACGTCTGCAGCAAAGAAGTTAGCCGGGTTTATTGCTGAACCCATCATg GGTGTGGGGGGAGCCATTCAATATCCCAAAGGATTTTTAAAGGAAGCATATCAGCTTATACGAGCGAGAGGAGGAATATGTATAGCAGACGAG GTTCAGACTGGTTTTGGAAGAACAGGAAGCCATTTTTGGGGATTCCAGACACATGATGTCACACCTGACATTGTGACAATGGCAAAGGGAATTGGAAATGGGTTTCCAATGGCAGCAGTTGTAACAACAGAAg AGATTTCCAACAGTTTTGCCCAGGCTCTGCATTTCAACACGTTCGGAGGCAATCCTATGGCGGCTACAGTAGGCTCTGCCGTTCTGGAT GCCATCGATGAGGGTGATCTACAAAACAATTGTAAGCTGGTTGGAACATACCTGTTGCTGGAGATGGCTAAGCTTCGGGATAAGTTTGAAAATATCGGAGATGTTCGTGGAAAAGGCTTAATGATTGGAATAGAGATGGTAACGGACAAG gAAACGCGTCAGCCTCTCCCGACACAGGAGATGAACCTCATCTGGGAAGACTGTAAAGACAATGGGGTGCTGCTTGGAAAAGGAGGACTGTATAATAAT ACATTCCGTATCAAACCTCCCATGTGTATCACAAAGGAAGATGTCGATTTCGCTGTAGCCGTGTTCCAGAACGCAGTAAACAAATACCTAGAAACAAAATCAAGATGA
- the AGXT2 gene encoding alanine--glyoxylate aminotransferase 2, mitochondrial isoform X1, protein MRRSLIGGCHKHFKPHHLRAVSCRFLSNNEQPRMPPCDFIPEKYESLPYERVMDIRNKNLSIALSTYYKKPILLHQGHMQWVFDHEGRRYLDLIGGIVTVSVGHCHPKVTEAAKKQMSRLWHTTNIYLHSPIHEYAEKLTSRLPGKLKVLYMTNSGSEANDLAMFMARLYTGNFDLISLRSGYHGASPYTLGVTSHSAYKPGVANGFGCHSTMCPDVFRGIWGGSHCRDSPVQTTRTCSCSPGSCDAKDRYIEQFKETLDTSAAKKLAGFIAEPIMGVGGAIQYPKGFLKEAYQLIRARGGICIADEVQTGFGRTGSHFWGFQTHDVTPDIVTMAKGIGNGFPMAAVVTTEEISNSFAQALHFNTFGGNPMAATVGSAVLDAIDEGDLQNNCKLVGTYLLLEMAKLRDKFENIGDVRGKGLMIGIEMVTDKETRQPLPTQEMNLIWEDCKDNGVLLGKGGLYNNTFRIKPPMCITKEDVDFAVAVFQNAVNKYLETKSR, encoded by the exons TTTCTTGCaggtttttgtcaaataatgagCAACCGAGAATGCCCCCCTGTGACTTCATACCAGAAAAATATGAG TCTCTTCCCTATGAACGTGTCATGGACATCCGCAATAAGAATTTGTCAATTGCATTGTCGACATATTACAAGAAGCCCATCCTTCTGCACCAAGGACACATGCAGTGGGTGTTCGATCACGAGGGGCGACGTTATCTCGACCTCATTGGAGGAATTGTGACCGTTAGTGTTGGACATTGTCACCC GAAAGTTACAGAAGCAGCTAAGAAACAGATGAGTCGTCTCTGGCATACGACTAATATCTACCTACATTCCCCCATCCATGAGTATGCTGAGAAACTGACCAGTCGCCTGCCTGGGAAACTTAAG GTGCTCTACATGACAAACAGTGGTTCAGAGGCAAATGACTTGGCGATGTTTATGGCAAGACTATACACTGGCAATTTTGATTTAATTAGTTTAAG AAGCGGATACCATGGAGCTAGCCCTTACACTCTGGGAGTGACATCCCACTCGGCTTATAAACCTGGAGTGGCCAATGGTTTTGGTTGCCATTCG ACTATGTGTCCTGATGTTTTTCGGGGTATATGGGGAGGAAGTCATTGCAGAGATTCCCCTGTGCAGACTACAAGGACATGCTCATGTTCTCCTG GTTCATGTGACGCTAAAGACAGATATATTGAACAGTTTAAGGAAACACTGGATACGTCTGCAGCAAAGAAGTTAGCCGGGTTTATTGCTGAACCCATCATg GGTGTGGGGGGAGCCATTCAATATCCCAAAGGATTTTTAAAGGAAGCATATCAGCTTATACGAGCGAGAGGAGGAATATGTATAGCAGACGAG GTTCAGACTGGTTTTGGAAGAACAGGAAGCCATTTTTGGGGATTCCAGACACATGATGTCACACCTGACATTGTGACAATGGCAAAGGGAATTGGAAATGGGTTTCCAATGGCAGCAGTTGTAACAACAGAAg AGATTTCCAACAGTTTTGCCCAGGCTCTGCATTTCAACACGTTCGGAGGCAATCCTATGGCGGCTACAGTAGGCTCTGCCGTTCTGGAT GCCATCGATGAGGGTGATCTACAAAACAATTGTAAGCTGGTTGGAACATACCTGTTGCTGGAGATGGCTAAGCTTCGGGATAAGTTTGAAAATATCGGAGATGTTCGTGGAAAAGGCTTAATGATTGGAATAGAGATGGTAACGGACAAG gAAACGCGTCAGCCTCTCCCGACACAGGAGATGAACCTCATCTGGGAAGACTGTAAAGACAATGGGGTGCTGCTTGGAAAAGGAGGACTGTATAATAAT ACATTCCGTATCAAACCTCCCATGTGTATCACAAAGGAAGATGTCGATTTCGCTGTAGCCGTGTTCCAGAACGCAGTAAACAAATACCTAGAAACAAAATCAAGATGA
- the AGXT2 gene encoding alanine--glyoxylate aminotransferase 2, mitochondrial isoform X2, whose translation MPPCDFIPEKYESLPYERVMDIRNKNLSIALSTYYKKPILLHQGHMQWVFDHEGRRYLDLIGGIVTVSVGHCHPKVTEAAKKQMSRLWHTTNIYLHSPIHEYAEKLTSRLPGKLKVLYMTNSGSEANDLAMFMARLYTGNFDLISLRSGYHGASPYTLGVTSHSAYKPGVANGFGCHSTMCPDVFRGIWGGSHCRDSPVQTTRTCSCSPGSCDAKDRYIEQFKETLDTSAAKKLAGFIAEPIMGVGGAIQYPKGFLKEAYQLIRARGGICIADEVQTGFGRTGSHFWGFQTHDVTPDIVTMAKGIGNGFPMAAVVTTEEISNSFAQALHFNTFGGNPMAATVGSAVLDAIDEGDLQNNCKLVGTYLLLEMAKLRDKFENIGDVRGKGLMIGIEMVTDKETRQPLPTQEMNLIWEDCKDNGVLLGKGGLYNNTFRIKPPMCITKEDVDFAVAVFQNAVNKYLETKSR comes from the exons ATGCCCCCCTGTGACTTCATACCAGAAAAATATGAG TCTCTTCCCTATGAACGTGTCATGGACATCCGCAATAAGAATTTGTCAATTGCATTGTCGACATATTACAAGAAGCCCATCCTTCTGCACCAAGGACACATGCAGTGGGTGTTCGATCACGAGGGGCGACGTTATCTCGACCTCATTGGAGGAATTGTGACCGTTAGTGTTGGACATTGTCACCC GAAAGTTACAGAAGCAGCTAAGAAACAGATGAGTCGTCTCTGGCATACGACTAATATCTACCTACATTCCCCCATCCATGAGTATGCTGAGAAACTGACCAGTCGCCTGCCTGGGAAACTTAAG GTGCTCTACATGACAAACAGTGGTTCAGAGGCAAATGACTTGGCGATGTTTATGGCAAGACTATACACTGGCAATTTTGATTTAATTAGTTTAAG AAGCGGATACCATGGAGCTAGCCCTTACACTCTGGGAGTGACATCCCACTCGGCTTATAAACCTGGAGTGGCCAATGGTTTTGGTTGCCATTCG ACTATGTGTCCTGATGTTTTTCGGGGTATATGGGGAGGAAGTCATTGCAGAGATTCCCCTGTGCAGACTACAAGGACATGCTCATGTTCTCCTG GTTCATGTGACGCTAAAGACAGATATATTGAACAGTTTAAGGAAACACTGGATACGTCTGCAGCAAAGAAGTTAGCCGGGTTTATTGCTGAACCCATCATg GGTGTGGGGGGAGCCATTCAATATCCCAAAGGATTTTTAAAGGAAGCATATCAGCTTATACGAGCGAGAGGAGGAATATGTATAGCAGACGAG GTTCAGACTGGTTTTGGAAGAACAGGAAGCCATTTTTGGGGATTCCAGACACATGATGTCACACCTGACATTGTGACAATGGCAAAGGGAATTGGAAATGGGTTTCCAATGGCAGCAGTTGTAACAACAGAAg AGATTTCCAACAGTTTTGCCCAGGCTCTGCATTTCAACACGTTCGGAGGCAATCCTATGGCGGCTACAGTAGGCTCTGCCGTTCTGGAT GCCATCGATGAGGGTGATCTACAAAACAATTGTAAGCTGGTTGGAACATACCTGTTGCTGGAGATGGCTAAGCTTCGGGATAAGTTTGAAAATATCGGAGATGTTCGTGGAAAAGGCTTAATGATTGGAATAGAGATGGTAACGGACAAG gAAACGCGTCAGCCTCTCCCGACACAGGAGATGAACCTCATCTGGGAAGACTGTAAAGACAATGGGGTGCTGCTTGGAAAAGGAGGACTGTATAATAAT ACATTCCGTATCAAACCTCCCATGTGTATCACAAAGGAAGATGTCGATTTCGCTGTAGCCGTGTTCCAGAACGCAGTAAACAAATACCTAGAAACAAAATCAAGATGA